Proteins encoded together in one Candidatus Xianfuyuplasma coldseepsis window:
- a CDS encoding glycine--tRNA ligase: MNKISMEELVNYAKNYGFVFQGSEIYGGLANTWDYGPLGVLLKNNIKQSWWKKFIQEGNLNVGLDSSILLNPKVWEASGHVGGFSDPLTDCKQCNTRHRADKLIEEHTQGAVNADGWSNDKMMQYIIDEHIVCPNCGALSYTDIRQFNLMFKTSQGVTTDSTSDIYLRPETAQGIFLNFKHIQRTSRKKVPFGIGQIGKSFRNEITPGNFIFRTREFEQMELEFFCKPGTELEWFDYWKNTSHQFLLSLGLRDQDIRLRDHLPEQLSHYSNATTDIEFQFPWGFDELWGIASRTDYDLKQHQEYSSQNLEYLDPITNEKYLPYVIEPSLGVERLFLAILSSAYQEETLDNGETRINLQLAPHLAPYQVAVLPLIKKYHKEAAEDMLDYLSNEWMVTYDESGKIGRRYRRQDAIGTPFVVTVDDDSINNKTFTVRHRDSMEQVTLTKEELIPYLREQLKY; encoded by the coding sequence ATGAACAAAATATCAATGGAAGAATTAGTGAATTACGCTAAGAATTATGGTTTTGTATTCCAAGGAAGCGAAATATATGGTGGGTTAGCCAATACATGGGATTATGGACCACTTGGTGTATTGTTAAAGAATAACATCAAACAATCGTGGTGGAAGAAGTTTATTCAAGAAGGCAATCTCAATGTTGGATTGGACAGCTCAATTCTCCTCAATCCAAAAGTGTGGGAGGCCAGCGGCCATGTTGGAGGATTCAGTGATCCATTAACCGATTGTAAACAATGTAATACGAGACATCGTGCCGATAAATTAATCGAGGAGCATACCCAAGGTGCGGTTAACGCCGATGGTTGGAGCAATGATAAAATGATGCAATACATCATTGATGAACACATCGTATGTCCCAATTGTGGTGCCTTATCCTATACCGATATTCGTCAATTTAATTTGATGTTTAAAACCTCTCAAGGGGTTACAACTGATAGTACAAGTGATATCTATTTGCGACCGGAAACGGCGCAAGGAATCTTTTTGAATTTTAAACATATCCAACGAACGAGTCGTAAAAAAGTCCCGTTTGGGATTGGCCAAATCGGGAAGTCTTTCCGCAATGAAATCACCCCAGGTAATTTCATTTTTAGGACCCGTGAATTTGAACAAATGGAGTTGGAATTTTTTTGTAAACCAGGGACTGAGTTGGAGTGGTTTGACTATTGGAAAAATACATCTCATCAATTTCTATTATCCCTTGGATTAAGAGATCAAGACATTCGACTTCGCGATCACTTACCAGAGCAGTTATCCCATTATTCCAATGCGACAACGGATATTGAGTTTCAATTCCCTTGGGGTTTTGATGAGTTATGGGGTATTGCATCACGGACCGATTACGATTTAAAACAACATCAAGAGTATTCCAGCCAAAACTTAGAATATCTGGACCCCATCACCAATGAAAAGTATCTCCCATATGTCATTGAGCCATCTCTTGGTGTAGAACGATTGTTCTTAGCAATATTATCATCTGCTTATCAAGAAGAAACATTGGACAACGGGGAGACACGAATTAACTTACAACTAGCACCTCATCTCGCACCGTATCAAGTTGCGGTATTACCATTGATTAAGAAATATCATAAAGAAGCAGCCGAAGATATGTTGGACTATTTATCTAACGAATGGATGGTAACCTATGATGAATCCGGAAAGATTGGTCGTCGGTATCGACGTCAGGATGCCATAGGAACGCCTTTTGTTGTAACGGTAGATGACGATTCAATCAACAACAAAACGTTTACAGTACGCCATCGTGACTCGATGGAACAGGTGACGTTAACCAAAGAGGAATTAATACCGTATTTACGTGAACAATTGAAATACTAG
- the recO gene encoding DNA repair protein RecO: MDTIAIVLHQIDYKDSSKILYLYTPSGHASVIAHGVKKLNNVNRFLSQNGTVIRCSLSKSSFPILKDGELIEDYEHIKQDIIAYTYMNHILELVRNTIPEDSDHEKMFQFLQKVFDKMNRESDPEVLSFIVELKLLYFLGTGLHFNNCVICGNMDHLVFHISSGGLICNHHLEGIQIGYEKDVYQWLKDLYYIDITMNNIPDIEGNYRILIRHIIDALYDEFVGYHSKSRTILKQIKKY, translated from the coding sequence ATGGACACCATTGCCATTGTCCTGCATCAAATTGATTACAAAGATAGTAGTAAAATTCTCTATCTATATACACCAAGTGGACACGCAAGTGTCATTGCTCATGGTGTTAAAAAATTGAACAACGTCAACCGCTTCTTAAGTCAAAATGGAACGGTCATTCGTTGTTCTTTATCAAAGTCCTCATTTCCCATATTAAAAGATGGAGAACTCATCGAGGACTATGAACACATTAAACAAGATATCATCGCATACACCTATATGAATCATATCTTAGAATTGGTGCGCAATACGATCCCAGAGGATAGCGATCATGAGAAAATGTTTCAGTTCCTCCAAAAAGTGTTTGACAAAATGAACCGAGAAAGCGATCCGGAAGTTTTATCATTTATCGTCGAGCTAAAACTGTTATATTTTCTAGGGACAGGACTTCATTTTAATAACTGTGTTATTTGTGGGAACATGGACCATCTGGTGTTCCACATCAGTAGTGGTGGATTGATTTGTAACCATCATTTGGAAGGAATACAAATCGGCTATGAAAAAGACGTGTATCAATGGTTAAAAGATTTGTATTATATCGATATTACAATGAATAATATACCTGATATCGAAGGGAACTATCGCATTCTAATCCGACACATCATCGATGCGTTATACGATGAGTTTGTTGGTTATCATTCGAAAAGTCGAACGATATTAAAGCAAATTAAAAAATACTGA
- the dnaG gene encoding DNA primase, producing MPKIQDATIKEILAKTDIVDLIGETVTLSKQGKSYFGLCPFHSEKTPSFSVEPDKQFYHCFSCGETGDAITFVQKINQLSFVEAVESLADRANMNLDFGDFKKDDPHKRYYEINLDALHFYKLYLSNTKQGLQAQQYLLDRGIDQEIIRQFDIGLAPGDYDVLTKTLSAKGILLSDLHDLGLTKEGQNDRFYDLFRNRIIIPIKDERGRVVAFSGRVYQASSDTQPKYINSPQTTVFTKSSVLFNLHNAIPAIQKHNRVVLFEGYMDVIAAHRSGITESVASMGTSFTKEQVQLIRKYTKQITICYDGDPAGIEATSRAINLCQNEGLEIKIVVLPDRMDPDDYIQKYGTDKLLSVINDGWIDIIEFNYLKNNMDIDFTKMLDIERFKKTVFDLIKNTSHTIIETYIKRLAQDTKISVESIRQDFEQYTKRNIKNITKRQIRRVPIDSKYEVAERYILNYFLDSYKYVEDFNREFNGMFYISDMVRDLRMMIEDMYFNLDSDAVKEISIVDFEQQLNDEQRHFYESKVRYKGITLDAKEYLDFKNVLNDYLKTIQIEQWNEEIRVAPTIQEKIKLAEYRDLKLKEENRWIKRK from the coding sequence ATGCCAAAAATCCAAGATGCTACCATCAAAGAAATCTTGGCCAAAACCGACATTGTCGATCTCATTGGCGAAACCGTAACTCTTTCAAAACAAGGAAAGAGTTATTTTGGCTTATGCCCTTTTCACAGTGAGAAAACCCCCTCCTTCTCCGTGGAACCAGACAAGCAGTTCTATCATTGCTTTTCCTGTGGTGAAACCGGGGATGCGATTACCTTTGTTCAAAAAATCAATCAACTGAGTTTTGTCGAGGCTGTTGAATCCTTAGCGGATCGAGCGAACATGAACTTGGATTTTGGGGATTTTAAGAAAGACGATCCCCACAAACGTTATTATGAAATTAATCTTGATGCACTCCATTTCTATAAATTGTATTTATCGAATACAAAGCAAGGTTTACAGGCGCAACAATACCTTTTGGATCGGGGCATTGATCAAGAGATTATACGCCAGTTTGATATCGGTTTAGCACCGGGAGATTACGATGTTTTAACCAAAACATTATCGGCAAAAGGCATATTATTATCTGATTTACACGATCTCGGCTTGACAAAAGAAGGCCAAAATGATCGTTTTTATGACCTCTTTCGCAATCGGATTATCATTCCGATAAAAGACGAACGAGGACGTGTAGTGGCGTTTTCAGGACGGGTTTACCAAGCATCTAGCGATACCCAACCAAAATACATCAACAGTCCCCAAACGACTGTATTTACCAAAAGCTCCGTATTGTTTAATTTACACAATGCGATCCCGGCGATTCAGAAGCACAATCGCGTTGTCTTGTTTGAAGGATACATGGATGTCATTGCCGCACATCGAAGTGGTATAACCGAAAGTGTTGCATCAATGGGAACTTCATTTACAAAAGAGCAAGTTCAACTCATTCGTAAATATACAAAGCAGATTACGATTTGTTACGATGGGGACCCCGCTGGAATTGAAGCCACATCACGGGCAATTAATCTATGTCAAAATGAAGGATTAGAGATTAAGATTGTCGTCTTACCGGATCGAATGGATCCCGATGATTATATTCAGAAATATGGTACGGATAAACTATTATCGGTAATTAATGATGGTTGGATTGATATTATTGAGTTCAATTATTTGAAAAACAACATGGATATTGATTTTACGAAAATGTTGGACATTGAACGATTTAAGAAAACCGTATTTGATTTAATTAAAAATACATCACATACGATTATCGAAACGTATATTAAGCGTTTGGCACAGGATACAAAAATCAGTGTAGAATCGATTCGTCAGGACTTTGAACAATACACGAAACGCAACATTAAAAACATTACAAAACGTCAGATTAGACGTGTTCCTATTGATTCGAAATACGAAGTAGCAGAGCGATATATCTTGAATTATTTTTTGGATAGTTATAAGTATGTAGAAGACTTCAATCGTGAATTTAATGGTATGTTCTATATTTCCGATATGGTTCGAGATTTACGCATGATGATTGAAGATATGTATTTCAATTTGGATTCTGATGCTGTGAAAGAAATTTCAATTGTGGACTTTGAACAACAGTTAAATGATGAACAACGTCATTTTTACGAGTCCAAAGTACGATACAAAGGAATTACATTAGATGCCAAAGAATATCTAGATTTTAAAAACGTGTTAAATGACTACTTAAAAACGATTCAAATTGAACAATGGAATGAAGAAATACGAGTTGCACCAACCATACAAGAAAAAATAAAATTAGCTGAATACCGCGATTTAAAACTTAAGGAGGAGAATCGATGGATAAAGAGAAAATAA